In a genomic window of Amblyomma americanum isolate KBUSLIRL-KWMA chromosome 4, ASM5285725v1, whole genome shotgun sequence:
- the LOC144127614 gene encoding uncharacterized protein LOC144127614 translates to MGRCCVPGCRGNYQNGPKVRVYCFPRDEVRRKAWLRAIPRKDFTPTEHSRVCELHFHAGDFITTLSHQDELTGKIIEVKRDRLQLKIDAAPSVFPNCPKYLSSTPGRSESPETKKARRENAALQEAMSKSLQSNELEQKRNKVSSYEEFKSKLPGICNTKFWTVSVDEQCVRFLLIENDPSPNVKCALVVLPDLSLSVFLNGVKLLSLPSGRILPAQVCDTSSLSLLLEELEIGLHNIPEVTKESKHTKVLQFVGSLLADLIEDSDTTKEQSSLLKFLVEQIELLLAKQHVYSAELLVFASILNSISPHAYHFTRAASRIILPHPSTLRRVCSNYKADPLVEQNQPHCLSYIRERVKSMKDHEKTVTLMIDEIHIKPYFDYKGGTIVGSSVHSTEPATTAHVFMVQSLLSANKDVIHILPVSKLSAEILHEHAKNIIINVEKMGLKIIAVITDNNALNRKMMSLFATSPQVSIVYPHPADNARPLFYVVDPVHLLKCIRNNWINQKNPGTCLYFPEMDLSGAMPEGPPRMKAASFAAVRQLYSSEKTSLVKAAYRLNAKAVNPTSMERQNVKLALDVINQFVSNALRTHGSAFKIPQAESTALFIDVILTWWQIVNVKTPCKGQRLRDSMQDPVRSVDDTQLAFLSGVVDWLDAWARINITSGSLTKETHSALRLTCYSLVELSRYCLEELHFKYVLLGKFQTDALEDRFGRYRQLAGSQYHISVRQLYECEKKLRLQKLLTFPREETEFEDVSEDLVPCNFSVAVSDDDITHAHSDMDAIVYIAGYAAHAALKKLSCSDCFSTLVIENREIEAENTAMIANLSRGGLKFPQPCTVHMVLMTKLVAEKLSFGATAEDFLSCRNQRGVVISQTISLLDEHDIETCENGHTAQTLLRLVVRVATNVVLNNFCKLRNDAIQDNAQQKAAARKAATLKKK, encoded by the exons atgggccggtgctgtgttcccgggtgccgcgggaactaccagaatggtcccaaagtacgtgtttattgcttcccaagagacgaagtacgaagaaaagcctggttgcgagccattccacggaaggatttcacacctacagagcattcgagg gtgtgtgaactgcacttccacgcaggcgacttcattacgacgttgtcacaccaagatgaactgacagggaaaataatagaggtgaagcgtgacaggctacagttgaagattgatgctgcgccttctgtttttccaaactgcccaaaatacttgtcctcaacgcctggacggagtgaatcgccagagacgaaaaaagcaagaagggaaaacgctgctttgcaggaggctatgagtaagtcacttcagtctaatgagcttgaacagaaaagaaacaaagtttcatcttacgaggagttcaaatctaagttgcctggaatctgcaacacgaaattctggaccgtttctgtcgatgagcagtgcgttaggttccttctcatcgagaatgatccttcacctaatgtgaaatgcgccttggtagttctccctgatctgtcactttctgttttcttgaatggagtgaagcttctgtcgcttccttcaggcaggattctgccagctcaagtatgcgacacctccagcctgtccttgctgctagaagaactcgagataggcttgcataatatacctgaggtgacgaaagagtcgaaacatactaaagtattgcagtttgtcggttcactgcttgcagacctcattgaggacagtgatacgacgaaagaacagtcttctttgctgaaatttctggttgagcagatagagcttctcctcgcgaaacagcatgtgtatagcgcagagctgctggtattcgccagtattttgaattcaatttctcctcacgcatatcacttcacaagagctgcatcaagaatcattctgccccatccttccacactgcgccgtgtttgctcaaattacaaagctgaccctcttgtggagcaaaatcaaccgcactgtctctcctacatccgagaacgagtcaaatcaatgaaagaccacgagaagacagtgaccctgatgatcgatgagatccacataaaaccatacttcgactacaaagggggcacaatagtaggatcgtcggttcattcaacggaaccagcaacaacagcccatgtgttcatggtacaatcactcctttctgcaaacaaggacgtcattcacatattacctgtgagcaaactgagcgcagaaattttgcacgagcatgctaagaacataatcattaatgttgagaaaatggggctcaaaattatcgctgtgataacggacaacaatgctctgaaccgcaagatgatgtcgttatttgctacaagtcctcaggtgagcattgtctatccccatccagccgataacgctcgccctcttttctacgtggtcgatcctgtgcatctcttgaagtgcattaggaacaattggattaaccagaaaaaccctggaacatgcctctatttccctgaaatggacttgagtggagcaatgcccgaagggcctcctcgtatgaaagctgcttctttcgcagctgtgcggcagctttattcttcagagaagacgtcgcttgtgaaggctgcttacagactgaacgcaaaagccgtgaatccaacctcaatggagcggcaaaatgtaaagctcgctctcgacgtcattaatcagtttgtttcaaatgccctcaggacacatggttccgcgttcaagattcctcaagctgagtcgactgctcttttcattgacgttatcctcacatggtggcaaatagtcaatgttaagaccccttgcaaaggccagaggctaagggacagcatgcaagaccctgtaaggtctgttgatgacacacagttagctttcctgagcggcgttgtggactggttggacgcttgggcaagaataaacatcaccagtggctcgctgacgaaagagactcacagtgctttgcgactgacatgctattctctggtagaactctcgcgctactgcttagaagaacttcacttcaagtacgtactgctgggcaaatttcagacggatgcgctagaagaccggttcggccgttaccgccagctggcaggatcacagtaccacatttccgtgcgtcagctctacgaatgtgagaagaagcttcgtcttcaaaaacttttgacatttccacgcgaggaaacagagtttgaagacgtaagtgaggatcttgtcccatgcaacttttctgtggctgtcagcgacgacgatattacacacgcccactctgacatggatgctattgtctacattgcaggatacgctgctcatgctgctttaaagaagctttcatgttctgattgcttcagcacattggtgattgaaaatcgagagatcgaagcggaaaatactgccatgatagctaacctgtcgagaggagggctgaagtttccccagccatgcacagttcacatggtactgatgactaaactagttgcagagaagttgtcttttggagcaaccgcggaagattttctctcctgtagaaatcaacgtggtgtcgtgatttcacagacgatttccctcctggacgaacacgacattgagacatgtgaaaatggccacactgcacaaactctcctgcgcttggtagtacgcgttgcaaccaacgttgttctaaacaacttttgcaaactaagaaatgatgccatacaagacaatgcgcagcagaaggccgcagcccggaaagcagcaacgcttaagaagaagtaa